cttagacgagatcttaagcactccactcccgccgttcgccttgttgcatttaatgcaattgttcaacCTACTTTAGATTATGCATCCATAATTTGGTACCCTTACACCAGAATTATATCAGCGAAATGGAGAAAATTCAAAAGAGAGCTGTTaggtttatttataacagttttgGTCGTACTTCAATAACTAGTTTATAAGCAAAAGCTAACCTGCCAACACCTACACCAAGAAATAAAGAAttgagattgaaatttttctttcagttagttaaaggttattttaagttaggcttatcacatatacttcattcgtccacaggatataccacaaggcagaggcatgcctttacaataactccattttccacccgtaataacacattcaagtattcgttcttccctaggacaattaccgaatggaataaccttagtaacAAAGTTGTTTGTCAGTCATCCTAGAacctttttgctgcgcagctctaGCAGTGGGTGTCTAAATTCTATAATATGTGctcctgttgtttatttcaatcactgtaacTATTCTTGACTTGTGATCATCTTGTATGTAGCGCTCATTTCTCTACGCCGGTTTATTACAAACCactgttcttttttatatttacttgtttGCTGATTTGTATATTTATCAAATGTATATCCGCCCTGccaaaaccctatgttagggttgcagtattcataaataaataaataaaccggtGTCGTCAAAACAGGAATCAGGAAGAAGGAACCGTCGTGGCAGCAGAGCCTAGTGCCGAgcgggagggggaggggggctaaCAGCGGGGACAAGAAAGCCGACAAGAGGTTCGAGGAGATGGAGCTACTTAAAGAGACCGTAGTCATGCTTACTAGAGCAAACTAGGTACTCCACAGAAAAATCACGAAAGTGATAGCTGCGCTGGACGCCTCCAGCAAGGAAGAAATGGCTCTCAAGATGGATCTACCAGGTCGACCCACGCAGACGCAGTGGTTGGCGAAGAAGCGGCAATGCGAGCAGCgacaacagcagccgcagcaccAACAGGTGGAGCGGGCACAGACCTCGTTCCCGACCACCATCGCCCTGACTCTCGCCGACCCCGGATGCACGACCGTGTCGAGTGATGCGAAGACCGTGGTGCGGAACTACGCTAGAAGCAGAGAATGTGTGGCAGCAGTGCGGGTGCTGCGCGCGAGAAACCTAGCGGAGAAAGGTGACAATTAGGCGGCTCCCGGCCCACATTGGTAAGGAGGTGTCAACTCGCAGCTGCGCGAACTACAACGACACTGCCAACGAGGCAGCGCAAGGCTTCACATACGGTGCCACTCAACCGGCCGACCCGATTTAGGAGTGGTAGGGTGAAGCCACAGACAGGATGACAGAATACAGTGAAGTATTGAAATGATACAGACTACGGCGCTGGACCCTATGCCCCCACTTCACCGGGCCTGACCCGTAGTGAGACGGTAGCGTTCCGGCCACTGCAGATGGGGTCGCTACCCACGCCGGCGCTGATAAAGCACGTTTTTTCGAACGTATACGCAAGTTGTTTGTGTCGCGTGTGTGGAACTAAAACAACTACTGCGGCAACATCTTGTAGGATTGTGAACAAAATCCGAGGGAAGCAAGAACAGTGACGACGATCCCGCCGTGGCTTACGGCCGCTGCTGGGAGGTGACCAGTAGAGCAGATACGGGTCATCCAGAGGATCTCGGCTGCCCTCGAAAAGCAGCGCCCGAGCGAAACCGCCAAGTGCTCGCTACCACCCCAACACAGGGGCAGGCGCAGAGCCAGAAGGCGGGAGTAGCGAGGACTGCTCGCCGAGTACAGGACGTCACGCCGAGGTGATGTGTGGCCGCATCACGATGACCCTCCCATCGTGGGGCGAGAATCGTCATCCGCTGCATCACCAAATAAAGTCTTTCTCACTCTCACTTTTGCTTCAACACTGAGAGGGAATCGTTTTAGGAAGTTGCCCACCAACAATGCTGATATCTCAATACCTCAAGCAGGTCGGAGTTGTCGGCATCGACCAAGCAGCCTTCACACAACGAGCGCACGCGCACAAGGCGTGCACCTAGTCCCCTTGCTGACGTCACAAGTGAGAGGCCATCGCTCGAAGATATCGAGAGTTATAATCTGTTTTCAAGGTTTGCCACTTGATATTTATAAACTGCGGTCATGCGTGCGCACAACTCCCGAACTTAACCTGCGAACCCCTATGAATGTTTTATACCAAATGAACAGGTATAGTTTACCTTAAGGGTGATAGCGGAAGTTAAGAGAATAGCTTTAtcatgcagcaaacgttcgttgcggacAGCGTCTAATAATTTAGcgagatagcgtttacgtggtttacgtgctgACGCTGATAAGGTTTAATAAGTTAAACAAGAGTGAAACGGAAAAGAAAACCAGAATATTTGCCTGTGTCACCACGCGAAGCAATGTTAAAGTTTACTTTATTTATAATAAATGTAAACACTTGGAGACTACGCATAAAATGCAAAAACCTTTATGGTGCTGATTAGTTTACAATTGTCTAGTTGGACCTAAAGACGTTGGAAATAGGAAGCTATCTCAGAAATTGCGTGAAATTATCTGAAATACTTGGTCTTCGAAGTTTACtaaaggcaagcgaagccattttAAACAGTCTTTAGCTGCGTACGAAGTGAATATTCAAGTAATTACGCCACATTTACTTCAAAGCGGGCGTCGGAAAGTGCCGCCATGTTCACGTACACTACACTTCGCAAACACTGTATCGTTAAATTCGATAAATAGCGTGCGTACGGGTAGCGGAACGGGTCACGTAAGCTACTTCGCATGCACACTTCAATCCCGCTATCTCGGCCGGTAAGCCCGCTACCCTATGCCAAGCCCAGTAAACCATAACTGTCTATTATAGCATATTTGCAGAACAGCGTCATAATCACTATACCTTTTTCACTAATGTCACTAATAACAGCAAACAAAATTTATTTGAACATACGGGAAACGCACGTGGGTCAGAATTGTGCCTGCATCGAGCTAGCTCTTGACAAGGACTTGGAGACACGTTCATTATTAGCCATCTCTCATCGGCGACAACGATGGCTTGCTGTAGCTGAAAAGGTAACAGCCAAAAAAAATCATATAGAACGAAAATACCTAGTCATCCAGAATTACGTCCTGCTTCAATACTTATGAGACCTAATTGAGTATTCTGTTCAAATAACAGTCTTCTTTAAACTACGTGACTTCCCAGAGTTTCCGAACATTTCGCAAAGGGGCTGACTGTGTTTCTAATTGGCGGTGTTCAATAGTTCTGGGAAGCTATACGATTTGCAGTGCAATACTGCGATTTTACCGAATTGTTGCTTGAGCCTCTGTTGTATAGAGCGCAGAGTCGTTTTTGAGAACAAGATATTGTGAAGAAATATTTTTTCGCCTACTGCCTATTCAGTTATGGTAGGACAGCCACCCAGAGATGGCGACGAAGAGAAAAATGTCCCTCTTATCCTTGAAAGAGAGTAAAAATTGATGTTGGAAGTAGAGagaatttttttattcaaaaaatGCACCAATATTTCTGTCCCTGACGTCTATTTCAGATCGGTGGTAAGCGTACTCAAGCCGGTGATTCCTGGACGGTTCACCTCTTCGAAGTATGGCAATTCTGCCTTCAGGCGGTTGTAGTACACCTTCAGCTTTGAATACTTATCGCCATTCAGGAAAGGAACCTGCGAATGATAGAAGTAGTTGTCAGCGCCGTCCTTTGTAATGCGAGGCAACAATAAAAAGTGGCAACAACACTTCAGACGCACCATGCACAACAAGGGCAAAACAGTAACCATGCCAATTTATTTTTCGCCCACCCCTGCGCAAGGCTCGCAGATATGGTTACTCTTTGCAGAGCTTAAGGTTCTGTTTATGAAGTCAGACGTTTTTCAGTGACGCCCACTACAGCAGACCTTGTTGGCGAAGACCTTGTTGGCAATTTCTGACCCCAATGAAGGTACTCGACTATATGTCAGAGGACTCATCAGCTTAAACATGTGATGGTAATTTACGACGGCAAAGAATTAAATTGCTTAGCCCACTCCATGGAACTGCTTAGTTGGCTTCTAAATAAAATACAGATGACGTGCTTCAACTAGTGCCTCAAAAATACAAAAACAGATCAAAGAAGACTCACTTATGGGTACGGTACCTCATCACACCGATGTATTCGCTCAAACACGGTCGGTGGCTGAAGTAACTGTATTATCCATGAGAATTCAGAGTCAGCAATATGCtgattttatagtgcatgtatgTAGCTGAAGCACAGTTCTAGAAACATCGCATAGACGGTGGTCAATCAGCAGAATGCGTTAGCGCATTGCGCCGATTGCCCAGAATACGCAGTGCACGATACGCGTGATGGACGCTTATCGCGATAGAGATCACGCGATAGAGATCACGCGATAGAAATGCATGCGTTGTACATGAAAAAGAGCTAGTAGAACGGCTTGAGTCATAATTTCGTAGCAGCCACCCCTCCACCTCTCTTATCGCCCGCAAATGAATGATGCGGGTTATCCTTTATTTTCTTCGAAATCATTTCAGCTGTGCGTCTTGGCCTTCATCGTGGATGAAAAACATCAAAACAACCTTGTCATACCAGCGACAGACGCTGCGATCGTCCGAGAAAGTGTGTACTTTTGAAATTTAGCAACTCAGTAGCCATGTACAACAATTTGACCAAGCAACATGCACTTCCAATAAAACGAGAGAAAGTTATACGCACTGCTCACAAGGTCAATTCACATTTGTCCCAAAATGTCTAATGAAAAGCGGTCCTCGACACAGCGTATGGTCAATAATGAAAATCGAAAACTTAGTGAATGTTTTCGAATGTCTTTAGTTTTGTACAGGAGAACGAGAACTATACGTTTACCTTTCGGCTTCTCTGGCACTTGGTTGAATTGTAGAGTGCAACAATTTTTGGTCTATCAACAGAAACAGGAAGCTGGGTCTCGGCAGAATGTCTTTCAGGGGGATCTTGTGGTTACTTCGGCGCATTATATATGGTCAGTAGGACGGCACTCGCTTTTGTGCGGTGGTGTGTCACGTATCTAGCATGCGATATGTCTTTGTGGAAACCATCTCGTAGAAGCTAAACTAGCTCAGATAATCCGTAGATAATCATTCATGTGTCTGAAGGCTGCTATGTATGCCAAGTGGCACCCACATGCCCTTTCTCTCCGACAAGGAGTGTGCAGaaagctgaacaaaaaaaaatcgctgcacttTAGTAAGGATGACATACTAATCGTTTAACGAGTGCTCTTTTGTACaggggtctttttttttattttagaatgTGAGCTTTTCAACTATTGTGCTATTCTGTTCGTAGGCCATTGTACCGTTTGTCATCAACTGCCAGGAATTTCGCTTTGCAACATGCGCAAGCAGATTATTTAGATACGCAAGCATGCTTATTTCTCAACTCATTCTATCTCATTCTTTTTTATTCGTGCTGCGGTAAAAGCGAACGTATctgaaaaaagaaacatggctgatccctccttcataggaatcggtataacaccaAAGTGAAACGAGTCTTCATACTAGTAGTGAGCTTACTGTGTAAACATATATGAGAACGTGAACAATTTCTACTGGTGTTTTGCAGCTAGAGAACCGCTTGGCATATAAAAAGCCATGTTGACGTCTAGTGGCACATCTTCATCGTGACGGCTACTACCCATGACCATGATTTAACTGTTGTGGTAACAAAAGTTACTATTGTATACCTGCATGCAGCGTATCATTATTGCGCTCACAGATGACATCAACAAGCTGACACTAACCTCTGCTACTCGATATGTACCTGTTCAAAGATCGCCAATTATGAAAAGAATCAGCCGAGTGTGCCCTCCTGAAACCTACGCCAACGCACTTGCATATACTGCGCTTCACCAACACGAGAGGCAGAGGTTTGGAGCTTGAGCCGCGAATGCCCACCTTAGTTTCGCTTCACCAAAGTACGACATTTGCCCGCCAACATTGTTTCCATGCTGCAGTGCTCACTGCGGCAATTTTATTTTGAATAGGCTGGCGCTATCGCACTCATTGTAGTCGGTGGTGCAACATCATTGGCGCATGTGCAAGCTGCACGACTTCAACAACGAGCCGTCCCGCCCTAACACGAAGTGATAGGCAAAGAACATAACTGCATCAGCAACTCTCTGATGCTCGTTCGATCAGGTTATGTCAATACTATCGAGAAGGTTTAACCCTAAAGCTTTTACTCAGACCTTCAAGACTGCATGCTGGCCCGCAATCTCTGACCCCATGCTTTAACTGCGTCATGCCGCATTACTTGAGAACTCACAAAAGGCGGCATCGCCCACTTCAACAACAGAAAGCACGGAGCAAGAGAATTCGTGTTCGCAATGTGCTTCAATAGCTCCGTTGGTAGAGCATTGCGCGTGTTCCGTTGTTTTCCTTGATGCGAGATAATCGACGCCCAGGGGAGAAAGCTTTAGGGACGAAACTTGCTTAGGATGTGGGTGGGTCCCTCCTCCGTTTGTATGTAGTATGTGCGTAGCCCCTCTAGTTTCTGAATGACTCACTAGATGGCATTGTGTGAATGTGTCCTCGGAAATAATATCACCAAATGACGTTAGGGGTTTTTGTATTGTTGACGATTAGAGAGGACAGATGGCATTGGTACaataaattcacagcatatccacggagtggttGGTGATGAGTGTAACGAAGTGTTCATTCCATGTATGCTCTAGTGTGATAGAAGCGGACGGACGATCAAACCAACGGACGGAAGCTTCGTCCCACTTATCacttactccgtggatatgctgtatatttttctttttcttgaatgcatttttttttctgatttggcAGCATTAATTTTACCACGTCACATCCAAGACGGAAATGCACCACTAAATGGTTGGTGAATCCCTGCATAAAGACTCTCGTGTTCAAAAATCTACAATCATCATCAGGTGGTATGAGCAACACATTTCAAAATTGTGACATTCTGTGTGTCATGTAGAATAAACGCATGACGTCGCTACCATAGAGTTTCCCTAAATTaagtagagggaactctggtgctgcaATTATTGAGCGActatggaaatgatgggtagtacacgaatttgtctagtcttcgtacttgtggacGGCCAATCACGTTTGTGGCTGTATTTACTGCTTGTTTTGATTTTGTTTCGGAGAAAATAAACCAGTTTGAATTTCAGGACCAGATTATAGATATTAAGCCTAAATGTCAAGCTGGTGAAGCACGACTGCAGAGAATTTTACAAATGTTGTTTCGTGACATAGCAGCTTCAAGCTACCCGAAGCGAACAGGAACGTAAAGTACCAGGACAAAGCACATCTGTGTACTACTCACAATTCCTATTctcgctgaagcaccatgcgttgcagctcccatagacactaaaTCCAGAGTTTGCTCTATAACGTATTATATATGGAATTTTTATGGTTTCTACCACATCCAGCTGTGCCGTTACAGTTTATCTTTCAGTGCTCTCTTACCGTTCGTTTATCCACCATACGTTGACGGCGACGATGACGGCAATCCGCCTCCCACTTCACACATGGGATGCTACGGGAGATGCCCTACCAGTTTACATTTACCTTGCTGGCCACGCTGTTTATTCTACCTGTGCTGTTTAGGCGCCTGAAAGTACCTTGCTCACTGATCTGCACATTTGCTACCTATAGATACATAAAAACGGTGTCCAGTAAAACAAGTAGAGTTGAGGTCTCAAGAGTTTATCTTTCTATAACGTTGGCGCAGTAAAACGGCGTGACCGGATCACATCAGAAATGAAAATGCATATGATCTAAACAAGTTACATTGTTTTATACTACATGATCGTGCTATTCTGCTTTGCCCCTTTTTGTATAAAAACAGAAACAAAGCATGCCATGAGACTCATAATACGCATAATTTTCTTGAGGCTACCTGGCTAGGCAGCTCACTGATACACAGCTCCAAACAGTTTTAAGCTCATTGCTTACCTCGAAGACAAGTGTAAGGTGAGCCACTAAGCTGAGGTCAGCGAGGCTGAGCTTGTCACCCAGCACGTAGTTTTCTTCTCCCAACACGTGCTCGAATCCCTTGATCACATTCTCCTCAAACTGCTCCACATCCTCTGGTGTAGGCTTCGTCAACTCGTAGAAGCGGGGTCTCTGAGAGAACAGATTATTTTTCAACAGTGAAATTCAGACCCCGCTGTTGGCCGACCAGCAACCTAGCGTTACACAGACTGCACTTTGTGCCATGCCAGTAACCAAATGATGATTAAGAAAAGGGGCTTGGCTACCAGCTCCGAAAGTTTTATAGGGGATGGAAAGCCTACAGGAAGTCCCCGTCTCCTCCGCAGAAAAGTTCTCTATAATTTGCCTGCGTTGGGATATGTCTCGGTTCCCAAGAAGTTGTCCCGATTTATAGTTCCAATATACTAGCAGGCAACAAAACAAAGAACATTCCCCGGACACACTGTGGTCAAGAATTAAGCAGGTAAGAGAAAAATGCACTGGAACACAACCACCTTTGGTGACCTCGGCCTTTGTTTCTTACGAAAGATGACTATATGTAAAGAAAGACAGCAATGACGATTAGAAAGATGCAATATACAGTACAGAAAAGAACCAAGCACACTCAAGCGTCTCTTTTTTAGGCTGATGCACATATTCCTATGTGGCTTTGCGGTGGACGTGGCTGACTGTGGCCAACCAAGACATACCAGTTAAAAAATATTCGTACGCGCATTATTGCCAAGCTCAAGTTGACTCTAACTTGCTTTCGTACATAAAGGACACACAGCTTTCTGTGCGAATCGAACCACGATGTGCGCATATGGCGGAAGATTAATGCGAGATCTTGTGAATAATTAGATAATTCACATGATGTACACAAGAAATGAGCTCCTGCTTCAGTTGCTCAGAATAAAAAGATGAAGAGTAAATTTTATTGAGGTAGAAGAAAGGAAATTAGGAGCAagaaggggaagaaaaaaaatcaacaaaatgACGTCTGGAATCCGAGAGCAGGACAGTGACACGTGCTCAACGTACACAAATACTTACAAAGAACTTGAAGTAGTGAGGCTGTATGGTGCTGGTAATCGTGGCTAGAGCCTGGTCGACACGAGCGCGAGTCCTGGGACAGTCTGGGTAGAGGTCGGAACTTGGGGCGTGCTTTCTGAGCAGGTAGTAGCATATAGCCGAACTGCGGGGGTAAAAGCCGTGCATTATtccgaaaaaaataaagaaatacttTGCAAGGGTTTAATAGGAAACGCTTTACGTGCGTGTACAGTATGACCCACTGTTAAAGGAAACGGTCaaatgcacaccatcaatattcaTAGCCCTCTGAGAGCAAGTGGATTAAAAAACATTCTTCGTGCAAGTCGATAGTCTGTCCAAAGGAGTCGGAACTTTTAACCACCAGTAGTCTTATGCAAATCTAAGCCGCTATGATTTCGTAAGATggcgaaatctaaacatgctgctcacaaaggtgttccctttaacagtggactcGTCTGTACATTTAGGCTCCCTTTACAGAATGTGAAGCAGTGAGACTCATTTGAAGTCACCCGCTGCGACGTTCAAACGAACATCCTGCTTTCTTTAGGAAACAAAAAAGTCTGAAACGGGCGCCTCTCATGCGCTGCTGCACGAATGTGCCTCTCAATTGAAACGTGTTTAGGAGTgcatttttttcgtatttttcatCGAGGCTGGCTTACGAATGCTACTAAATACTTAATGATAGCTTTTAAATTACGCGTTCAAATCGTTGTGTGTAATATACACGAGCGCACCAGCACACGGGAACGTCATGAACACCTGAAAAGTTTGCCTTGTTCTAACATATCAGTTTATCTGACACTCCGCATCAGAAAGAAATGTCGTGCGCGCAATATACCCATACTCGTAAAAGTAGCATTGTGACAGAATGACAACACTTACTCGTGCTTGCATTTACGGAGGTGTGGAAGAACACCCCTCGCTCAAAgttaagaaagaaaggaaggaaggaaggaagaaaaataactaTTTGATCCTGCGGAACGCGACTGGGTCACTCACCCGTCTCAGTCCCACGTAGAGACCAAGTTACCTAAAAAATATTTCAGCTCATGATTTTTACAACATAACTGTTTATTTCGAAACAATTACAAGAAATCAATTGTCCACTCCCTGCAAGACTTTTATATTTTACAGAGAAATAAAATATTGCCACTGACTTGATGTTGATTGATTACTAAATGCCTAAATAAGGGGGTTAAGGAAAAACATACGATTGAATACGAGATTCAAACATCAAGGCGCGAGTATCGAACGAGCTTCCGTAGCACGTGACAGGCTAGATGGTAGCAAATCTTCCATGCGTTCTTTCCGCCCTTTCTTAAACTAAGAGATGATTGACTAAAGCGTGGATATTCCTTCTGTTAGTGAAGTATGTTTGCATATTCCAGTAACAATCAGAGGGATTGGAGAAATTCGATATTATATACACAAAACTCACCTTTCATATATAATAAAGCCGTCGTCAGAAAAGGTAGGTATCTTGTGGAAGGGATTCAGCTGCCATAAAAACAAGGGAGCGGCGTGTGAACAGATGCGCCAACAGTTTCACATGAACTGCGTATATACATTGCATGAAATATGCCCAACGCTACTGCTTCGATTTCTGTACAATTGTTCAAGGTAGCTGATAAATGTCAAGTCACACGTTGGTTCACAAGCTGTGGAATCGGCGTTTAAATGCCCTTCAGCATTTAAAACCGAAATAGCAATCGCGTGCCACATATAGATTTGAGGCATGTAGTATGGCAGGTGGTGTGTTTAGTACCAATCAAATGGGTATTTCTTGTGACGAGCCGGAAGG
The sequence above is drawn from the Rhipicephalus microplus isolate Deutch F79 chromosome 3, USDA_Rmic, whole genome shotgun sequence genome and encodes:
- the LOC119170584 gene encoding glutathione S-transferase 1, which gives rise to MPYTLYNLYGSPPCATVRMLAKHIGVDLELKNVDPFKREHLTPEYLKLNPFHKIPTFSDDGFIIYESSAICYYLLRKHAPSSDLYPDCPRTRARVDQALATITSTIQPHYFKFFRPRFYELTKPTPEDVEQFEENVIKGFEHVLGEENYVLGDKLSLADLSLVAHLTLVFEVPFLNGDKYSKLKVYYNRLKAELPYFEEVNRPGITGLSTLTTDLK